A window of the Bacteroides thetaiotaomicron VPI-5482 genome harbors these coding sequences:
- a CDS encoding virulence-associated E family protein: MDENWKQQLATDSYGNPVRSISNLRLIFTLDENLSQIRYDTFCQDDVCFNPLFRNVNGNKIDEESVGKIQDYLERTYRLRLTQNKVFEILKTTSSERSFNPVQEFITQETWDGQPRIATAIIDYLGAEDMPLVREQTKLWFVAAVARVFSPGCKFDNVLTLPGPQGIGKSTFFKTISGKWFNDSFSFASGDKEKVETITNGWIIEISELNGLKRANDVEAAKAFLSRCSDYMRPAYGHKVVEFMRHNVFAATTNETNFLQGDNGNRRWWIIPVKGNGHVSDWLDCLQHSVPQLWAEAYTYYRQGMKLYLSPDMEIEANEIQMQHSNILVDPIMEDIEMYLEREVPVQYASWMIPTRLAYQKGAYSEPNSTMTSLNMVCARQIIEELPNDLVRRNTSKYTSQYINRLMSMIPNWKRSKQEKVKGLHPAYCDKTGRSKHPWVRVGTPSEEVCATLPSEPELPF; this comes from the coding sequence ATGGATGAAAATTGGAAACAACAACTGGCAACAGACAGTTATGGAAATCCGGTTCGTTCCATCAGTAATCTCCGACTCATTTTTACCTTAGATGAGAACCTCAGTCAGATAAGGTACGATACTTTTTGTCAGGATGATGTGTGTTTCAATCCTTTGTTCCGCAATGTCAATGGCAATAAGATTGATGAGGAGTCGGTGGGAAAGATACAGGACTATCTGGAAAGAACGTACAGACTACGCTTGACACAGAACAAAGTATTTGAAATACTAAAAACGACCTCATCGGAACGGAGTTTCAATCCTGTGCAGGAATTCATAACTCAAGAGACATGGGACGGACAGCCCCGTATAGCCACGGCTATCATTGATTATCTGGGGGCGGAGGACATGCCTCTCGTCAGGGAACAGACTAAACTCTGGTTTGTGGCAGCGGTTGCGCGTGTGTTTAGTCCCGGTTGTAAGTTTGATAATGTACTGACTTTGCCGGGACCACAAGGTATCGGAAAAAGTACATTCTTCAAGACTATCAGCGGAAAGTGGTTCAACGATTCTTTCTCTTTCGCCAGTGGCGATAAGGAAAAAGTAGAAACTATTACCAATGGTTGGATTATTGAAATCAGTGAGTTAAATGGTTTGAAACGGGCGAATGATGTAGAAGCGGCCAAGGCTTTCTTGAGTCGTTGTAGCGACTATATGCGTCCTGCATACGGACATAAGGTAGTGGAGTTTATGCGCCACAATGTCTTTGCGGCCACTACCAATGAGACAAACTTTTTGCAAGGGGACAATGGGAACCGTCGATGGTGGATTATCCCAGTCAAAGGCAACGGTCATGTATCAGATTGGTTGGATTGTTTGCAGCATTCCGTTCCTCAACTTTGGGCAGAGGCATACACCTATTATAGACAAGGAATGAAACTCTACTTGTCCCCAGACATGGAAATCGAGGCCAACGAAATACAAATGCAGCATTCCAATATCCTTGTTGACCCAATCATGGAGGATATTGAAATGTATCTGGAGCGTGAAGTTCCCGTGCAGTATGCAAGTTGGATGATTCCGACACGACTGGCTTATCAGAAAGGAGCATACTCAGAACCCAATTCCACAATGACCTCACTCAATATGGTTTGTGCCCGACAGATTATAGAGGAGTTACCCAATGACTTGGTAAGACGCAATACGTCCAAATACACCTCACAATATATCAACCGCTTGATGTCCATGATTCCTAATTGGAAACGGAGCAAACAGGAGAAGGTCAAGGGTTTGCATCCTGCTTATTGTGACAAGACGGGGAGGTCAAAGCATCCTTGGGTGAGGGTGGGTACACCGAGCGAAGAAGTCTGCGCCACATTACCAAGTGAACCGGAATTACCATTCTAA
- a CDS encoding plasmid mobilization protein has product MKNKDNVKQIDGNKEEEKDKKDTRRILRLEARVTEDEYAKAAELAQSCGLTMSDYVRRTALGHRPHLRLTEREVEALCSLSDARGDLIRVVAAVKSIQADKRAIYFSDTRFVEQWMKAATKLINRWNQIEAYLNE; this is encoded by the coding sequence ATGAAGAATAAAGATAATGTCAAACAGATTGACGGGAACAAGGAAGAGGAAAAGGATAAAAAAGACACAAGACGAATCCTGCGCCTTGAAGCCAGAGTTACGGAAGACGAATATGCCAAAGCTGCGGAACTCGCCCAATCCTGTGGTTTGACCATGAGTGACTATGTGCGCAGGACGGCTTTAGGGCATCGTCCGCACCTGCGGCTAACTGAGCGTGAAGTGGAAGCCCTGTGTAGCCTTTCGGATGCGAGGGGCGACCTTATCCGTGTCGTTGCTGCCGTGAAGTCCATCCAAGCGGACAAACGAGCCATCTATTTCAGCGATACCCGATTTGTGGAGCAATGGATGAAAGCTGCCACAAAGCTCATCAACCGTTGGAATCAAATTGAAGCCTACCTTAACGAATAA
- a CDS encoding relaxase/mobilization nuclease domain-containing protein, translating into MIAKAATISHGSNAIRYSVNKDRADIVKTNLLPDDISPEAMFKRMMLVQKMFTNERKRGRPFTDNVIRIEISPSAEESKGWTMDDWARLADEFIQAFDSIDLSKKTKRASSKQTNLKGSQYVVALHRDAKSGILHLHIDANRVDMEGKINDGHLSGMRAVMAANIINERYGWVQSEEIGIRHRQEVSDCCMEILRKMDEFSWERYEAELVRHGYGVHIQKNEDGTVYGYSIKRGNSSYRSSKLGIGRNLVPSKIMKTWQKLHPQEGKINQPQAEDKQTRTATPTAISKPQTTPQPVMKHYSIGTDDNRTFAVSLSEAADCIIRQECSLEEAHPLAKLEEIQHTALLLFAGYLDAATSMAASSGGGGSDTGGWGRDKDEDELEWARRCARMANRMCKRRKGLHR; encoded by the coding sequence ATGATTGCAAAAGCAGCTACCATTTCGCATGGCTCAAATGCCATCAGATACTCCGTCAATAAAGATCGGGCAGATATAGTCAAGACCAATCTTCTGCCCGATGACATATCGCCCGAAGCGATGTTCAAACGAATGATGCTTGTGCAGAAGATGTTTACCAACGAGAGGAAGAGAGGCAGACCGTTTACCGACAATGTGATAAGAATTGAAATTTCCCCATCCGCAGAAGAGAGCAAGGGTTGGACGATGGATGACTGGGCACGTTTGGCAGACGAGTTCATCCAAGCGTTTGATTCCATAGACCTGTCTAAAAAGACCAAACGCGCTTCTTCAAAGCAGACCAACCTCAAAGGTTCGCAATACGTTGTTGCCCTACATCGAGATGCCAAGAGTGGCATTCTCCATCTGCACATTGATGCCAACCGTGTAGATATGGAGGGCAAGATAAATGACGGACACCTGTCCGGCATGAGGGCTGTAATGGCTGCGAATATCATCAACGAGCGTTACGGCTGGGTGCAGTCCGAAGAAATAGGCATACGGCACAGGCAGGAGGTTTCAGACTGTTGCATGGAGATACTGCGCAAGATGGATGAGTTCAGTTGGGAACGCTACGAAGCGGAACTGGTGAGGCATGGCTATGGGGTACACATACAGAAAAATGAGGACGGCACGGTTTACGGCTATTCCATCAAGCGAGGGAACTCAAGTTATAGGTCATCCAAGTTGGGTATCGGTCGCAACCTTGTCCCCTCAAAGATTATGAAGACATGGCAGAAATTGCATCCGCAGGAGGGTAAAATCAACCAACCGCAAGCGGAAGACAAGCAAACAAGGACAGCCACACCGACTGCCATTTCCAAGCCACAGACTACACCGCAACCTGTAATGAAGCACTATTCCATTGGCACGGATGACAACAGGACATTTGCCGTTTCCCTATCGGAAGCCGCAGACTGCATCATCCGTCAGGAGTGTTCTTTGGAGGAAGCACATCCATTGGCTAAGCTGGAAGAGATACAGCACACGGCTCTTCTGTTGTTTGCCGGATATTTGGATGCAGCCACGAGCATGGCGGCTTCAAGCGGTGGCGGTGGTTCTGATACAGGTGGCTGGGGACGGGACAAAGACGAGGACGAACTTGAATGGGCACGCCGTTGTGCGAGAATGGCGAACCGAATGTGCAAGCGCAGGAAAGGGCTTCACAGATAA